The sequence below is a genomic window from Xiphophorus maculatus strain JP 163 A chromosome 18, X_maculatus-5.0-male, whole genome shotgun sequence.
aagacttactcatgtttatgatggtgtcatgatagtcttattcacaacctgtcaaataaagtgttaccttgCAGGGTTGTGCTAACAAGTCCTCATACACCCATATTGCTGGGCTTAATTTGCATTATCTCATGGGAAGACACAAAGTTTCTTCCTCTCAAACTCTCCCACAACTCTTTTCTCACCAGTTTTCATCTTCCCCCACCCttaccttttttccccctttcttaTTTCATTCAACTTTTTCCACTCATGCATGGCGGGACGCTCAGGCtctcagacacacaaacacaaactttgtcTCTATGGCCCATATGTTGACCTATGGTGGACCTGAATGCAGCCATCTGCCTGCCTTTCCTCTGTCCCGCAGCGCAGGAGTGTGGGATAATGTCTCTAGGAAACAATGCCACATACCCATACAAGCACACACATGCCTCTGAACCCTGCACAGCTAACCAATCACTCCCAGGAAGGCCAACCCATCTGCTGTTGTAGAGACTAGATAATAGAGCttgagtgtgtgcatgtatgaggaaaaaataaagacttcAGTAATGAGGATCCTTAAGAAGACCATACTCTTATTTTATCTGAATGATAGGCACCGATACATTTTGTGCCGAACATGGCAGAGGCTAACTCTGCCATGTTctaaccaaaaatacttgaaaactgaaaactaaacaatttGCAATCATGTTTTGGTCATTAGACTAGAGATGACTAAACTAGGTCAGCTGAGCAGGAAGAAAGTGAAAAGGAATGTAAGTGGCAGTAATagaatcaacatttttacacatctcTGTATTTTGTTATGCTAAAATCGCAAACTGTTATATTGGGTTATTTTTGGATATTATGTTAGAAACCATCAGAGACAAATGCATAATTGTGTGTAGGAACAGCTGAGTTACATGGCTTTCCAAAGTGTTTACAAGTACAAATCTGAAAGGTCTTCATCTGTTTTATATCTACTTCATCTTCTATATCTACTCTTTGATCTGATACTCCTATTTAAAACTATTGCATTTGATATATattccacctgtgtgtaatgaatcttCAGTATaagcagctgttctgtgaagacctcaggagaacattaatgaacaaacaacATCGTGAAGATCAAGGAATAAAGCAGAGAGGTTGTGAAAGTTATGGAGAAGTTAAAAGCAGGTTGTTAAACAGTGTCCCCAGGCTTAAAGCACAGTGCAGTCATTGGAAAATGAAAGTGTGGCACAACTAAGCACGTAAACTAATTGGCCGGATAAAGAATGTATTAACCAAAGAACAGCCTTGAGGCCCATGGAGAGGCtagaaaagctgcaaaaatcCTCAACTCAGTTGGAAAAGATTGTTGATATGACAGCCATTAATCATGCAATCTGCAAATTGAGCTTTAGTTCATTGTGCTGAAGAAAAAGGCATTCAATATAGTAAatcacaaaattttaccaaaattaTCACCTTACACTTCTGCAGGAAAAATATTCCTCTGTGGCTTTATAATTATCCTGATCAACAATTTCTTGTAAGTCCTGGGATCCAACAAAGATCCATTTTGGGAACACTTATTTCttgaatataaaaatgatttgtctAATCCAATgcattagtgtttttgtttcctgtacTTCTTGCTGATGATAgcaatttgttttagttgtaaaaTTTTCCTCAGCTATCATCACTAAACTAATGCTTATTTGGAAACTACGTGAAGTTTAATCTGTTTCTCGATCTATGTAAATCTGAACTGGAAGTTATTCAGTATGGGAGgtctcattttctggttttcttggtgtgttgatagaaaaaaatataagttggaaacataatttttattttatttcacataaatgtTTCCAACTTATTAAAATCATTAGTGTTATGGTTAACAGCTCCACTGTAGATTTATCTATCTCATAGTCTAATATTAAATAAGGAGCTACCTATCGTGTCCATTATTTAacttgttttgcaaaatacattttctagaattttttgACATAGTAATAATTCACACAATCATCAAGCCAGACATAGAAAACAtctttttcataatttaattgtttgACAACTCTGAAAAGAAGTTGAAAAGAGAAACCCGTCCATCTGCTGAACTTTCTACACTGAACTGCAGCATCTCAGTTCAGTGGCAGTTCCACTACATACTACCTAGAGTCGTGAGGTCAGCATACGAAATCATTTGGGCTTAACCCCCATCTGTCCAAGAACTCCCTATTGCCAGAGCAGATCTACCAAGATCATAAAAGATTTCACTCGCACTGCACATGGTTTGTTTTAACTTCTATCCTCTGGAAAATTTAACAGCAGTCCAGAACAACCAGGTTTAACAGGATCTTGTTCCCCCATCCCAAGCCATCACAAAACCAAACTGTTACATTTCTGTACATTCTTTATGCATGTTTCATATCTGAACTTTTTGAACACAAGGGTTTAAATTACTCAAACTTACTGTTACCATCTTGTTAATTTGGTTACTCACGGCTTTATTACAAGTTTATACTCATGCAGTATAACAAAACGAGTGCAATACCACTATCATGTGAACAATGTGCAATATTCCCTTTCTCATTCTAATAGTCTGTGTTTTATATAATGTATACTGTAACATTCAGCTATGTTGTATAGGTTGAATAACAGCTTACCAATCTTAGCAATATTCTTCTTTCAttcatcagtttattttttccataaaaattTTTTTCGCCAATTTGAACATTTCAAGTTGTAGTTTTTGAGTTACTTGAGGTGAATCTCACAataaactctttgtttttttcttttttcactttcacattttgttatctTTTTGGCTCCGTTTGATTTTGAATTCTACAGATAGAATAAAGAAAGCCGATGCTGAAAGAAACCCACAAGATAACAAGTTTGTCTTTGCATACAAGGAACACAGAAAGCCTGTAGAAGAAGGTGCTCAGCTAAAAATGACAAGatcataattgtttttgttcatatatAACAAATGATAAGGTGTAAAACCAACATCATCCCAAATATGAAACAAGGTGTTGGCAACggcatgctgtgggaatgcttttcgTTAACAGAGGCAGGAAAGTTACACTGTTTGCCTCATTAAATCTTTTGATGGATCCATCAAACGATTTAATGTTGGGGAAGATGCAGAAATTCCTGACAAAAATTAGTTTCTAATTTTGCAGAGCTATCAGAGACAAAGAGCTAAAAGACGaaattgcagcaaaaaaaaagctttccacATATTGACTCATATATAGTGAATGCAAATTAATATTGTGATGTTATTTATATTGGGGGACACCATGTACCATTTCTCTTCCTGCTCACACATAAACAATCCTTTGATACCGGACTACATAAGCTCAGTAGTAAAGCACTTGTAAGCACATCTAAAACTTAACAGTGGATTCAAAGTGAGTATTtggttattgttttaaaatgccaaGATTAACCGTTTAAAACCAACTTGTGCACTTCTTACTTCATATATGCACTTTGGCAAGAACAAGAATGTAATGTGATGTGTACTAACTGCATGCTGTACATCTCACCTTTGAAAGTTCAAGTAATGgtatgaaaaagcaaaaacatgtcacaacatttaagcaaaatgtatttaaaaagaaaaatcttctaATTTAAGAATGAAATGTTCAAAGAATAGTCCTTTTGTGCTAGATGGTCACAGACAACTTTATAATGTGACCAATAGTGGTGAgtgcaaagagagaaaaataaaagtcagtcaactataaatctaaaatgtaagACAATACAAATTTTCATTCTACTCTAAATCTCTATATTTTAACCTAAACCATTCGTGGTCACTGGTGAAATGCAGTCAATACTGAAAACAGATATGACAGTTAAGTCATTTCctgcttccttccttcctgctgCACCTAAAAACCAGAGAATGGCTGCAGATGCATGCAGTCTGCAACAAAGTCAACACATATGTAGATTATGCAAAAAGATGGAGCAAACGGAAATCATACGTTCTGCCTCATTAGCATATCTGTTAagtgagaaacaaagaaacaaactatttttaaaaaagaaaaactttattttcagtaGAAAAAGGCAGAAGAAACCCAAATATATTAAACTCGATACAAGCATTAACTGAGAAGTCCTCTATAAATacgttaaaataaattaaagaaattaatttactaAAGATGTTCACCTTTATATCTAAACAGGTCTCAAACTTGTCGACGAAAAAGGCGATTCTTAAATAGACCAGGAACATCACGACGCCTGTTCGTCTAACCAACtactgtaaacacacacacgcacacaaaaaaaaaaaaatacagccgAGTAATGTTTCTAGAACACTAAGCATACGTACTCTAAACCTCTACAGTCTAATTCAGTAAGGCAACAGGCACATTTCAAGTGGATCTTATCAGAACAGTATGAAGGCGTAACAGCAAGGATTAACACTGAATGATGGAGAGATGCAACAAGACGAGAATCACTAAAACATTTGATGAAACTGTAATGGTGCACCCGTGGATgagagcaagaaagaaaaaaacaaaacaaagactcaCTAACAGCAATGTCTGTGTCAAAGATCAATTCAAAAACACCATCAGCACCTAAAATAGGGGTGTTTGACGAGAGCTGTTGAGAaggatttgatttaaatatgttaaagcCAAATGCCAATAGCAGGCATCTTGTTTATGCTTCAAACTGTAGCTTAGACTTGCTGGTTAGGCATGCAACTAGCGCCCACAAGCTGGCAACGCATACCAAGACAGTTTGAATTAATGCTTCCAAGAAAAAAGGTTGAGACTCACCTCCATTTCCATCTCTCCAAACAAATCAGAATCTTGGCTCAACAACAAAACGGGacccaataaaaacattacaggcacatcttttaaaagaaaaaaaaacagacaaccCTCTGTCTGACTTACAGGTTTAAGGCCAGTAATCTAAACATAACCTCAGACTGcacatttacaaagaaaaaaaaccccaaaaaactatttcacaaGCTTATAAACAACACTGCGTACAGTTATTGGAGCAAACTCCTGAACATTGGCCACCGTTTGTTCGACCGTAATTAGGAAGTCTGAGCTGCAAAAACATGTCCTCTTTGGCTTTGTCACATACTGCAAAccattcataaaacatttagacaAGTGAATGATTGTGCGGTTGAGCAAATCAATCGTATGACACTGATTTGGCTTTTTTGCTCTTTGTCTTCATGGCACATATTAACTATTTAGGTAAAGAATAAAAGCCcatttattgatgtaaaacTATTACGGTGATATGTATTCTTTAGTTTAAGCATCAGTGTGGCTTGTGCGTGTCGGGGTAATAATTTGGCCACATAAATCTACACAGGGAAATCTCTATAAAGTGTTTTGAATCTGCCATCAAGTCCTCATCATCTTTAATGCCACACAGTTTGTAAAGAACGTCTTATGTGTCAGTCAGGTGAAAATATACCGAGGTTAAAGGTGagaacatttcatttcaaagaCCTCTGCTGCTTTTAGGCGGAAGCCAGCAGCAATCTTATGGAACAGAGAGCTGGCTGAACACCGCCAAGCGCTTCCCGTTGCTGTCGTTGCTCCCCCCGCATGACTCGGAGCTACTGAGGGAGCTGGTGGAGCTGCCGCCGTCCTGATCCTGATCTGACAGGGAGGTATAAGACGGAGAGCGGGCGCCAAGCGACCCCAGAAGATGGTCAGCGCTGCTGGGGCTCTGTTGGAGGGAGGGTGAGCTGGTGGGTGACAGTCCACTGGGGGAGTAGCCTGAGTCGGGGGAAGGCAGGAAGTGGGAGCGCAGGTCGGTTTGGACAACGTGGCCCGCTGAGGGCTGGCACTGCTGGTTGCCAGAAGCCTCAAAGGCGGAGTCCATCTCCAGGAAGGCGCTGGAGAGGAGGTCAGTGATGTCGGCACAGGAAGCAGGAGAGCCTGATGAGCCGCATGTAAACGAGGCAGCGGTGGCGGCAGGGGGAGGGGTGTGGCCAGTCAAGACTGACTGGAGGACATGCTGAGGAGCGGAAGGAAAGCCAGCAAAGCTAAAACTCTGCCTGATCAGAGGCGGCCTGTGAGAGCGCAAGGACGAGGGAGAGGAGGAATCTGCTAGCTGGTGAGAAGCGTTAAGGGTGGAGGAGAATGATGAGGACGAGCGAGAAAAGGCGGGTTTCTTCTCTTCCTCGCTGTTGTGGATAAAGTGACAGCGGATCCCGTACGGGCAGAAGCCAATGGTGTGAAAGGTGCGACAAGGCTCCGTCTTGTATTTAGGATGTCTGTTTAGATCACGTAACTCTTCCGGGCCGTGGGCGAACTGGCACTTCCCGCCGTACTTGCACAGGCCGTTCTCTGTGAAAGATCTGCAAAGTTCGGTTTTGTAGCGTGATGAGGAGCTGGATGATGAAGAGGCAGCGGCAGCTTGTAAGGCAGTGGGGCTCATGTCACTTTCGGATGTCTTCAGTTCAGTGCTGGGCCAGTCTAGGCTTGCTGCCGGCATGCTCCTCGTCTCCACCAGGCTGACAGAGCGTTGGGAGAGAAAACCAAACTTTCCCCACTGGTTGGAGTTAGCAGCAAGCTGGGAGGGCGACGGGCTTTCTGACGGCTGCCCCCATTGGCTGGAGGCCAGAAACAGGCCGTCTGACGAATCAGCAGGGAGGCTGGACAGAGAGAATGAGGAGCTTCTGCACAGATCGCTGGCGTAACCCGGAGAAGTCATGGCCAGGTTCACAGAGGGAGGCGGTCTGTTCTGCTCTCCAAGGTCAAGACTgagaaaatgctgtaaaaaacaaaagaggaaagaaacgtgttaaaatattttaccacaACATTACTACTACTTTGACCCTGTTTAAGATCAAGCTTTCTGATTTGAGGCAGTCTGAATGGTCTGGGCTGCAAATccttacaattttatttttgtttacttttaccCAAAATGATTTCACACAAAACAAGCAGACTTAAACTTAAAAATCAGTTCCATACATTTACAGCTGCACTCAATTCTTTTGGAAATCGTTACGTACGTATTTCAACCTGTTGCTGTGTTTCAACAACAAAGCATCTTTTATATGCACAATTCACTCAGCCACAGATCAGAGTTGGTACATTTCCAATTTTAATaagaatcagcaggtcaaaagcagaaaaacctgaaggtttttttttctacatcaaCAGCACATATGTCACTATATGTTCTTAATATGCATTTGACCTAACCAGCTGGGTACATCTACTAATCATAATGAAGAGCGTGAATGGCTGACGCTCTTGTGTGCATTAGCTTATTAAGTCAGagataaaatgttatatttggtTGATTATGTACAGGCATCCAGCCTTTTGCtaacacacattttccttccactcaacttttcattGCTATGCTTGCATCTAGCACTCAATAGGCAGGATGCATGGCAATTATCTTTTAATGCGTTTCGTACTTTGTTTAGACTCAAATTTCTATAATAAAAATCTCCATTATGAATGCAATGCaaattttgaattattattaacTGCAAGCCAGAATTGGCAAAATGTATATGGGTAAATATTTGAACTGCATCAttgtgcaattttttaaaattacatactgAAACCAGAGATTTCTCAAAATGCACCTTTAGTTCTATATAAAAACTTAGTGAAAATGTTACTGTTCTCATTTGACATTTAGAGGATAAACACTTTTATTCAGAAACCAGTTCATCGCTGTAGATTAAAAGAGTTTTACGttgcttttaaattaatatttctacagagtaaatatttgcaaaccttttggattttttttcttgaaagttATTTAGATACTGCTCCATGGCAGCTAGCGGCAAGTCATTATAGCAACTGGCTGAATAACACCATGAAAGTGTTGttataaagcactttttaaatattaaccaaTAGCCTTTCTCGGTTTACTTGGCAAAAAAGGTGAGGCAGTGAGCAGTGAAGTGCTGCTGTAGCTGTGCAGATGTAGGAAATCCACAACAGTCAAATGTCCAACAGCTTCTGGCAGCAAGGCACCTATCCCTGTGCAGCTGAATTAACAACTAGCGTTAAATCCCCTGAAACTTTGTGATCAATAACCTACAACCAACAAGCCTCGGAGCAAGTAGCTCTCTTACTCCCCATCTATGGATTTCTCTCCTTCAGAGGAGGTGGAGAACATCTGTAAACAATACATGGGTATGAACTAAAAACGTTCCACTTCCAAATCTCCAATTAGGTTTCCTTCAACAAAGCAGTCACTCTGTATCCATGACACTACATCtgtgttattttaatatttttatgaacaaCCACAGTGCAGAGGGAGAGGATATATACACATCCACATTCCCCCAGATACATTCCTTCTTATTGAGTATCTCGACCTATTAATGGTGTTCTAGACCCAAAGGTGACCAGCTCTGATCACGACCTGCAGGAAGCATTTAAACAGTATCTGAAGCTAAATGTAGTAACGTTATTTGAGGATTTTAAAAGACTAACAATGTCGAAGAACTGAGTTACAAATGGTCTTCCTGGAGAAAAATCACTCCAAGTGACGCTCgatgcagttttaaaattaaattgactTCCTGCAGGATAAGAAGGCTGATGTTGCGCCTGAGATGATCCAAATTCTTCCCTTGTTAGGTTTAGTGTTTTTACTTAATTGAGGCTGTGCTTAGGTAGAATTTCAAACATGGTGATCAAAACACTTTTGATTGGTTGCTTTACTCCATGAGCCTACCTCCAGCGCCTGATGAAAACAGTTCTTTCCTCTAGCTCAGGTCAAAGTTGAAGCCAAAACTTCACCAGTTTATTAGTGCCAGTTGCTATAAAGGAAACGCTAATAACTGCCCCACTTCAGTGCAAAAAGGGGGTCAGAAattgagaaagaaagaaatattccTGTTTTACATTGTGCATTTGGCAGAGATGCACCAAGAAATTAGCTAATATCTGGAACTGGATGATTTGTGCTCCATCCTAACCTGGGTGGTTAAAAGacaacaaatcagatttttttttttaaactatggCGTTTAAATCAGAATCAATCAAAGATTATAAAAGTCACCTCAGCTACAAGAAATGTACACAGGAGAACTAAGTTGTTTTCTTAATAATCAACAAACATTGTTAAAACAAGCCAGAGTCGAATGCAATGGATGGTTTGTAAAGccaaaggaaaaacacaaattttcagAGTTATTTGCTGCTGCTCTGGACATAAGcttaaagaaacacagaaacctgGGTATGAAGCTAAAACGAGCTGCAGTATAAGCAACATAAGCAAAGCAGAAATATGAACAGGCGCACAGTGACTGCAGCCCAATACGAAGAGAAAAATCCCCAAGCTACAGCTCAGTTTGGCTTTGCTGTTTTGAATAAACTTTTTGGCAGTTACTTCTTTAAGTGGGCCACTTTACTTCAGATTCAGTGTGAAAAGGCAGGGAATAGTTTGAGCGCTATATTAAGCATGAAAAGTTGTAAGAATGTCGCTCAGAGAGTTTGATGATAGGCCGCTGTTGTGAAGAGGCGCCACAACGCTCCGACTACCTAGCTTCTAGTTTGCAGgcaaaacaataaacagcaaCAGGACTAAAACCGGCCGTGGACCCcggaaaacaactttttcttgtaacgcaagaaaagaaaacccaaagTCATGAGTAAGTAAACTATCTGCAGAGTTCGTGGAGCAGCTAAaaaggctaatgttagcacCCTCCAGAGTTTTAGCTAACCAACTTGTCCTGCGCTCAACTTTTCTTTTGCGCGTTTCCGCCCCCTGTTCCGTTTACCTTGCTCATTACGTCTTCCAGTTCGGAAAACTGGTTGAGAGGGTGAGATGGCATCCTCGCCTCTGTGTGGTCCAGTTTACCCCTGCCGCGGTGGACGTGTGCAGTGCGCTGGCATGAGTTTCGTCAGAGGTTTTCAGCAATACGTCGTTGGTGCTAAACAAGCCCTGAGACGGAGACCACGTGTGGATTTAAAACCTAACAGCGCCGCGTGGCTCCTCCCACTGGAGTCTGAAAGTATGCAGGAGACCAAAGCAGCGACCTGCTTTGATTCAACAGGTAAAACTCTTTGAacgaaaatatgtattttttttatttttcagagtgATATAGTTCATATGAAGGAGACTGCTGAGGTATTGAGGAAACCCAGGTTGATTTAATAGGAACTTTGAGCTCATCTGCATTGTTGGATTTGGGATCTCCTCTTGGTCTTCACAGGACTCCATAGATTCTCTTAGCCCATTTTGCTGCCCAGTCAAGCACGTTAATACCATAGTTATTAGATTAGACACCAATAACTGAAAAGAGCCGAGTGATACTGGAAGATAGCaggaggaagcaggaagtgcCACAAAACACAGTGGACATACAGCAGCATTAAACATGACTCAAATCATGACTGACTtttgaaatgcaacattttatttaatctaaaaataacacaaaaaaacaaagccacTTTCGCCCCAAAACAAAAGATATtactgtatgtgtatatatatatatatatatatatatatatatatatatatatatatatatatatatatatatatatatgtatgtatttatttatttttttactgattttgagATAAGCTATTATACGAATGTacatttttgaggttttttttctctcaaagagGGTGTCCCGTGCATATAACAGCATTGCCACACCAAGAAACCTGAAAACAAAGAGCTACATGAAATAGACTGAAGAAATGTAGCAGTATGTAGTCACACaccagaaagaaacagaagaaaacaggcAGATAAGAAGACACCTGGACATATGGTTAGGAACGACTGCCTCTGGAGACAGCCTAACAGTCTGAGACAGATGAAAGGAAACAATGTCTTTGATTTCAAAAGCACAGGCAGATGTGTGAAAATTTCCACTGCAACTGAGCTGAGCCATGAAAATATAAGTCACACTTTCACACACAgacatgagttttttttctggaacgTCAGCAAAGGAAATATATATTATAGCAAGTTAAAATTTTACATCAATGTACCTAGAACCTACAATTCAGTCTTGAAAAACACCACAGGACTTCTAGTTAGCCCTGTGGCTAACTAGAAGCCACAGAAAACCTAATCTTACCACCATCGGAGGTGATAAGGCTTGTTTTTACAAAGGCAGTACAGACACATCCAGACAGGTTCACTAGGAGGGAAACTACCAGATCTCTGGCATTACTGGGAATTTACAGGAGCATGCTCACAAGCTTCATGCGCAAATAATTGTCTCAAACTTTGTGAGGACTATTTCAGTTTGCAACAACTCATACTAAGGAGTATAGGCATCATGGAAGAAACTGGGAACTCACTTTACAAGTAAATAAGCAATGTTATGATTGTGACAACATTTCAAAGTATGAggttattctaatttttttttttttgaccagcACATTGAAATtgtctaagaaaaataaatgtaacatttgaaaAGCATTCTGCTGTGTCTTTAGATGTTCTACTAAAAACGTCTCTAATACTTCAACTCAGACCTCTAAGCCGCCTCGAAAAGATGTGATCAGCTGAGAACAAAGCCATccaaaaaactttgttttaccCCAGCCAACTGGTCCCCAttaagtgtgtgtgtctctgtgtgcatAGGGGTGGGCATACTTGTGTTTGTTAATGTCGGAAAGTGTGTGTTAAACCGTTCCAGAGATGAGTGTGTGTCCCACTGGTCAAATCTACATACCCTAAAGGATGTGATCAGCCATTTTTCTGTTCTGATTTCCTTTTGAAATATAAAGAGTGCCACAAATTGAAGACTGTCTTAGTATACCCATCACTTCATTGGTGGActaatttgctttaatttatatGTAAATGTGAATTACTTGGGTTGTTTGCTGATCCCTGGTGTAAAATGTATATCACATGGTCAAAATACTTATGACCAtgtgatatttcagtttttcttttttaataaatttgcaaacatttacatatttctgctttttctgctaAAAAGGGATGCTGAGTGTACGTTCATGGGGAATAGTATGAACTTTATTGATTTTAGCAAATGCCTGCAAAGAAACAATGAGTGAAAAATTTaaaggggtctgaatactttCTGTACTACCCACTGTATATTAATAATATCACATGTAATGTTTGTTAGCTTTCCAACATTAGAAATTGAGGGTTTATGATttgtgaaagtttgtttttgaagtgtcACTCTAAACAACAGGACATTTgcaccttaaaaaaaacttgtaccGTGTGTTCATTTGGCTGTAAACAAGCCTTGGCTGTAAACAAGCTAAGTGGATTTAcgtttgtaaaagaaaaataaagtttggtGAGTTGGGGATTACTCTGGGTAAGAGTTGGAGGATTATGTGTGAGTGGGTAGGGGAGTGGAGTGTAACGAAAAAGGGGGAGGGGACGAGAGAGGAGGTGAGAGATTTGAAAGAGAGTTCTTGCTTCTTGTTGAGTCCAGCTGGGCTGGAGGGCCTTTTGAGTACAATGAGCTCAATGAGCTGCTGAATCAACTAACAAACCAATGGCCCGCCTTCTAAGACTCCTTctccatgcacacacacagcataAAAAACAGTATATGGGGGGTACGATGGG
It includes:
- the LOC102223055 gene encoding mRNA decay activator protein ZFP36L1-like, producing the protein MPSHPLNQFSELEDVMSKHFLSLDLGEQNRPPPSVNLAMTSPGYASDLCRSSSFSLSSLPADSSDGLFLASSQWGQPSESPSPSQLAANSNQWGKFGFLSQRSVSLVETRSMPAASLDWPSTELKTSESDMSPTALQAAAASSSSSSSSRYKTELCRSFTENGLCKYGGKCQFAHGPEELRDLNRHPKYKTEPCRTFHTIGFCPYGIRCHFIHNSEEEKKPAFSRSSSSFSSTLNASHQLADSSSPSSLRSHRPPLIRQSFSFAGFPSAPQHVLQSVLTGHTPPPAATAASFTCGSSGSPASCADITDLLSSAFLEMDSAFEASGNQQCQPSAGHVVQTDLRSHFLPSPDSGYSPSGLSPTSSPSLQQSPSSADHLLGSLGARSPSYTSLSDQDQDGGSSTSSLSSSESCGGSNDSNGKRLAVFSQLSVP